Proteins from a genomic interval of Ndongobacter massiliensis:
- a CDS encoding IreB family regulatory phosphoprotein — MTGDHSKTMLFAPLDEKEKDICEILRSVYAALKEKGYKPENQIIGYILSGDPTYITSHGDARKLIRQIDRDELLEELLRFYIAGNEIAR, encoded by the coding sequence ATGACCGGTGATCACAGTAAGACGATGCTCTTTGCACCCTTGGATGAGAAAGAAAAGGATATTTGTGAAATCCTGAGGTCGGTTTATGCGGCGCTCAAGGAGAAGGGATATAAGCCGGAAAATCAGATTATCGGATATATACTGTCCGGCGATCCGACCTATATCACCAGTCACGGCGATGCGCGCAAGTTGATTCGTCAAATTGATCGTGATGAACTTTTGGAAGAATTGTTACGCTTTTACATTGCAGGGAACGAGATTGCTCGATAG
- the ruvX gene encoding Holliday junction resolvase RuvX codes for MRAMGLDLGTKTIGVAISDPMYWIAQAYTTIQRTNLQEDLKSIQEIVDKEGVQEVVLGLPWNMNHSQGAAADRTKTFGQALARFLGREVIYQDERLSTVSAERILQESGVRREKRKKHVDKIAATFILQVWLDERATRQKTND; via the coding sequence ATGCGGGCGATGGGTTTGGATTTGGGAACAAAAACCATCGGTGTGGCGATCAGCGACCCGATGTATTGGATTGCGCAGGCGTATACGACGATACAGCGCACCAATTTGCAAGAGGATCTGAAGAGTATTCAGGAGATTGTAGACAAAGAAGGGGTGCAAGAGGTTGTTTTAGGGTTGCCCTGGAATATGAATCACTCGCAGGGCGCGGCGGCGGACCGGACGAAGACATTCGGGCAGGCGTTGGCGCGCTTTTTGGGGCGTGAAGTGATCTATCAGGACGAGCGTCTCTCGACGGTTTCGGCAGAACGCATTTTGCAGGAGAGCGGCGTCCGCAGAGAAAAACGAAAAAAACATGTCGACAAAATTGCGGCGACATTTATTTTACAGGTGTGGTTGGACGAGCGAGCCACGCGACAAAAAACGAACGATTAA
- a CDS encoding ribonuclease J, with amino-acid sequence MSRKKLERLRVIPLGGLQEIGKNMCAVEYGDDILVIDAGLTFPTDDMPGVDVVIPDITYLEQNREKVRAILLTHGHEDHYGAVPYVLKKLSVPVYCTRLTAGLLENKFKEHGLSTDSIRYVTVGENLKFGAFSCEFIRVAHSIPDACAIAVFNPVGTLLFTGDFKFDFTPIDNEPTDLQRLAELGQEGVLCLYSDSTNVERAGVTMSERTVGQTFKHLFEDAPGRIIVATFASNLHRVQQVISASEALGRKVCLSGRSMLNNVSVAAALGYLKVKQNTLIEIYELSKYKPEQTTLLITGTQGEPMSALTRIARDEHRRITLDETDTVIISASEIPGNERSIGDVINNLMGHGSTVIYSSLADVHVSGHACQEELKLMHALLKPTYFIPAHGENRMLITHKKLAQSMGMPEDHIFLAQNGSVISFERHGRRVLATREESVTAGNILVDGLGVGDVGSIVLNDRKRLSDDGVITVVVSVDRKTRKLVAGPEIMSRGFVYMKEHVDIIEGIKKVVLAIFTDAQKRHISDWNFLKSQVREQVKSYVYSEIQRDPMILSIIMEIGEPTRD; translated from the coding sequence TTGAGTAGAAAAAAATTGGAACGACTGCGCGTCATCCCTTTGGGTGGGCTGCAGGAAATCGGCAAGAATATGTGTGCCGTCGAATACGGCGACGATATCCTTGTCATTGATGCCGGCCTGACTTTTCCAACGGATGATATGCCCGGCGTCGATGTGGTCATTCCGGATATTACGTATCTGGAGCAAAACCGCGAGAAGGTGCGCGCCATTTTGCTCACGCATGGCCACGAAGATCATTATGGTGCCGTGCCCTATGTGTTAAAAAAGTTGTCTGTGCCAGTGTATTGCACGCGTTTGACGGCGGGACTGTTGGAGAATAAATTTAAGGAACACGGTTTAAGCACGGATTCCATACGCTATGTCACGGTGGGTGAAAATTTGAAATTCGGCGCGTTTTCTTGTGAGTTTATCCGCGTGGCGCACAGCATTCCCGATGCCTGTGCCATTGCCGTGTTTAACCCGGTGGGAACGTTGCTGTTCACCGGGGATTTCAAGTTTGACTTCACGCCCATTGACAACGAACCGACGGATTTGCAGCGGTTGGCGGAATTGGGTCAAGAGGGCGTGCTGTGCCTCTATTCGGATAGTACAAACGTGGAACGCGCGGGTGTGACGATGAGCGAGCGCACCGTGGGACAGACCTTTAAGCATTTATTTGAGGATGCGCCGGGGCGCATTATCGTCGCCACATTCGCCTCCAATTTGCACCGCGTCCAGCAGGTCATTTCCGCCTCGGAAGCATTGGGACGGAAAGTGTGCCTCTCCGGTCGTTCCATGCTCAACAATGTCTCTGTCGCCGCGGCATTGGGCTATTTGAAAGTAAAACAGAATACGCTGATCGAGATTTACGAACTTTCCAAATACAAGCCCGAGCAAACTACCCTGTTGATCACGGGCACGCAGGGCGAACCCATGAGTGCGCTCACACGCATTGCGCGCGATGAACACCGCCGCATTACGTTGGATGAAACGGATACGGTGATCATCTCCGCCTCGGAAATTCCGGGCAATGAACGCAGTATCGGAGATGTAATCAACAATCTCATGGGACATGGATCCACGGTCATCTATTCTTCGTTGGCAGACGTGCATGTTTCGGGACACGCCTGCCAGGAAGAGTTGAAATTGATGCATGCATTGTTGAAACCGACCTATTTTATTCCGGCGCATGGCGAAAATCGCATGCTTATCACGCATAAAAAGCTAGCACAATCCATGGGTATGCCGGAGGATCATATTTTCCTGGCGCAAAATGGCTCCGTGATTTCTTTTGAACGCCATGGCAGGCGCGTCCTAGCGACGCGGGAAGAATCCGTAACGGCGGGCAATATCCTAGTCGACGGTTTGGGCGTCGGCGATGTCGGCAGTATTGTGCTCAACGATCGCAAGCGTTTGTCGGACGACGGTGTCATCACCGTTGTAGTTTCTGTCGATCGAAAAACCCGCAAACTGGTCGCCGGTCCCGAAATTATGTCACGCGGTTTTGTCTACATGAAGGAGCACGTGGACATCATTGAAGGAATTAAAAAGGTGGTGTTGGCGATTTTTACCGATGCACAAAAGCGTCATATTTCCGATTGGAACTTCTTGAAATCGCAGGTGCGTGAGCAGGTCAAATCGTATGTCTACAGTGAAATTCAACGTGATCCGATGATTCTCTCAATCATCATGGAGATCGGGGAACCGACACGCGACTAA
- a CDS encoding TIGR01440 family protein: MDIQLSLQKALEELIQTAKLEPGDLLVVGCSSSEIMGGRIGKQSSPEVGRQVAAVCREVLQPRGIDLAAQCCEHLNRALVMEKQAAKERGYEQVNAIPQPHAGGSFAVAVYAAMEDPVLVEEVQADAGLDIGHTLIGMHLKRVAVPVRLSVSKIGEAALVAARVRPKYTGGPRAVYDENLM, from the coding sequence ATGGACATTCAGTTATCATTGCAAAAGGCGCTGGAGGAATTGATTCAGACGGCAAAATTGGAACCTGGGGATCTGCTGGTTGTCGGCTGTTCCTCCAGTGAAATCATGGGCGGGCGAATCGGAAAGCAGTCCAGCCCAGAAGTGGGTCGACAAGTTGCCGCAGTGTGTCGGGAAGTGCTTCAACCGCGCGGTATCGATTTGGCGGCGCAGTGCTGTGAACATTTAAATCGCGCGCTGGTCATGGAAAAGCAGGCAGCTAAAGAACGCGGGTATGAGCAGGTGAATGCGATTCCGCAGCCGCACGCAGGCGGTTCTTTTGCCGTGGCGGTCTATGCGGCGATGGAAGATCCGGTTTTGGTGGAAGAAGTGCAGGCGGATGCGGGATTGGACATCGGCCATACCCTGATCGGGATGCATTTGAAACGGGTGGCGGTTCCGGTGCGACTTTCCGTTAGCAAAATCGGGGAAGCAGCATTGGTGGCCGCGCGTGTACGTCCCAAATATACGGGCGGACCGCGCGCCGTTTATGACGAAAATTTGATGTAG
- the hflX gene encoding GTPase HflX: protein MVFDYTRENKAQLTVRQGELRALCTSCGLDVADEIVQQIERIHPRTVIGEGKVEEIAQRLSEEAVNLVVFERALTGSQMRNLADALDCKVLDRNDVILEIFARRARTKKAKLQVELAQQAYRLPRLAGLGKSLSGQGAGVGTRGPGEQKLELDRRSVERRIAQLKKQLRTLEKQEETAAKRRTQSALPVVSLIGYTNAGKSTIRNALARRYGTNLRKVYADDRLFATLEVSVRRIEPPVGAPFLLADTIGFLRDLPEKLQDAFQSTVEEMRRSNLLVFVLDSAGLEVEEQIRSVKQILSEQAITVPLLYVVNKVDLGAPPAITPPGETIFISAYNKEDVKRLCRTIAQHPALQGSYVEGTIVEMGSTCD from the coding sequence TTGGTTTTTGATTATACACGAGAAAACAAAGCGCAGCTCACCGTGCGACAAGGTGAGCTGCGTGCACTTTGTACGTCCTGCGGACTGGACGTGGCGGATGAAATTGTGCAGCAAATCGAACGCATTCACCCAAGGACCGTGATCGGGGAAGGGAAGGTAGAAGAAATCGCGCAGCGCCTCTCCGAAGAAGCGGTCAACCTAGTTGTATTTGAGCGCGCGCTTACCGGCTCGCAGATGCGAAATTTGGCGGATGCGTTGGATTGTAAAGTACTGGACCGCAATGATGTCATTTTGGAAATCTTTGCGCGCCGTGCGCGGACGAAGAAGGCAAAACTACAGGTTGAACTGGCACAACAGGCATACCGATTGCCGCGTCTGGCAGGGCTTGGGAAAAGTTTATCCGGACAAGGTGCGGGGGTCGGCACGCGCGGACCGGGCGAACAGAAGCTGGAGTTGGACCGTCGTTCCGTAGAGCGGCGCATTGCGCAGTTAAAAAAGCAGCTGCGCACGCTCGAGAAACAGGAAGAGACCGCAGCCAAAAGACGTACGCAAAGCGCATTGCCGGTTGTGAGTCTGATCGGTTATACAAATGCCGGAAAATCGACGATACGAAATGCGCTTGCCCGGCGGTATGGCACGAATCTGCGCAAGGTCTATGCGGATGACCGGCTTTTTGCCACCTTGGAGGTCAGCGTGCGGCGCATTGAACCTCCGGTGGGCGCGCCTTTTCTTTTAGCGGACACCATCGGATTTCTGCGCGATCTGCCAGAAAAATTGCAGGATGCTTTTCAGAGCACGGTTGAGGAAATGCGTCGCTCGAATTTATTGGTATTTGTGCTCGACAGTGCCGGCTTGGAAGTGGAGGAACAGATTCGCTCGGTCAAACAGATTCTTTCCGAGCAGGCGATCACCGTTCCTTTGCTCTACGTTGTCAACAAAGTGGATCTCGGGGCACCTCCTGCGATTACGCCACCGGGGGAAACAATTTTCATTTCGGCGTACAACAAGGAAGATGTGAAACGTTTGTGTCGCACGATTGCGCAACACCCCGCGCTGCAAGGCAGTTACGTAGAGGGTACAATAGTAGAAATGGGGAGTACATGCGACTGA
- a CDS encoding ATP-binding cassette domain-containing protein — protein sequence MRLIVENVEKSFGAKRVLRQADAVFEQGEICGLLGRNGAGKTTLFSIIAGNLEAEKGSVWLEEEGQRRALQPEDLFFMVAEPSLPNFLTGRELIRFFIDVNRKEIQNLQTEDAYFDWIQFEEEDRDRLIQEYSTGMKNKLQMLMFLILRPRVILMDEPLTSLDVVVQLELKKLIRSIRSEHIILLSTHILQLAEDLCDRIVLLVDGKMEAADALQSKENKDAFEDRLIARLLEKNPEAELQTDSALKLENPVGSEPKSCLSEKQREDA from the coding sequence ATGCGACTGATTGTAGAAAATGTTGAAAAATCCTTCGGCGCCAAACGTGTATTGCGCCAAGCGGATGCCGTTTTTGAGCAGGGAGAGATTTGTGGATTGTTGGGCCGAAACGGCGCCGGCAAGACGACGCTTTTTTCCATCATCGCCGGAAATCTCGAGGCAGAAAAAGGCTCTGTATGGTTGGAAGAAGAGGGACAGCGACGGGCTCTGCAGCCGGAAGATCTCTTTTTTATGGTTGCGGAACCCTCCTTGCCCAACTTTCTAACCGGACGCGAATTGATCCGCTTTTTCATTGATGTCAATCGCAAGGAAATTCAAAACTTACAGACGGAAGATGCCTATTTTGATTGGATTCAGTTTGAAGAAGAGGATCGGGATCGGCTGATTCAGGAATATTCAACCGGCATGAAAAACAAGCTGCAGATGCTGATGTTTCTCATTCTCCGCCCGCGCGTAATATTGATGGATGAGCCGTTGACTTCATTGGATGTCGTCGTACAGTTGGAACTTAAAAAATTAATTCGCTCGATACGCTCCGAGCATATTATTTTGTTGTCGACACATATTTTGCAGTTGGCGGAAGATTTGTGTGACCGCATTGTATTGCTGGTGGATGGAAAAATGGAAGCGGCGGATGCTTTGCAATCCAAGGAAAATAAAGACGCTTTTGAAGACCGATTGATTGCAAGGCTGTTGGAAAAAAATCCAGAGGCGGAATTGCAAACCGATTCTGCATTGAAGTTGGAGAATCCTGTAGGATCCGAACCGAAATCTTGTCTTTCCGAAAAGCAAAGGGAGGACGCATGA